The following proteins are encoded in a genomic region of Nicoliella spurrieriana:
- a CDS encoding FAD/NAD(P)-binding protein, giving the protein MKVGIIGAGPRGLITLSHLIRNFKQTDLKTLSIDLFDPFLPGGQVWRVDQSNHLIMNTIATDLSLSAANDSNGLNLYQWAQVAAIPFIKTHHYPAALIPLVERLAPNSYTPRVLLGVYAQWFYQQLIDHLPNGVTVNYHQTSVTNVIQTGHQWQLSTHCTTITVDNVVLSINANVNQLTTTEQSLADYAAQNNLSYQAPAYPGDVDESHIQPHQRVIIRGLGLSFFDEVIKMTEDRGGKFIPDANGKLTYQASGNEPQIFAGSRRGVPYYPKAIELDNGYQFTPHFLTPERIASNRQNGKLAVAKFQQLFRHEIELVYYQLVLKQRYPQTSIDQFTAQFVNDPDGAVQAGPFQPNDLLRWELLLNPVAGTPITTTADYQHTILNWMYAVAVDADAGIGNGPLGSALSIYKDVRTTIRDLIANADFTDSDYLTQFLTSFKPNSQFLSNGAPVLRFHQLIALMDAGIVTILGPQMNVIGANHKFIAMSKYYPKEPVSADALIEARIPRLNFATTQSEIIRGLIDNHIVQPATFSDANGNPIPLNAIKIDPDTDQVITDDGSVGSGLYVFSTLTEGVHWLTTVFPMVGSDDNHQSAEQISRRILAIAPDANNLM; this is encoded by the coding sequence ATGAAAGTTGGTATCATCGGTGCGGGACCGCGTGGTTTAATTACCCTTTCCCACCTCATTCGTAACTTCAAACAGACTGATTTAAAGACCCTCTCAATCGATCTTTTCGACCCCTTTCTACCTGGTGGCCAGGTCTGGCGGGTCGATCAGTCTAACCATCTGATCATGAACACGATTGCAACGGACCTTTCGCTTTCTGCAGCTAACGATTCGAACGGTTTGAACCTCTACCAATGGGCGCAAGTGGCTGCCATCCCGTTCATCAAAACCCACCACTATCCCGCTGCACTAATTCCATTGGTTGAACGCCTCGCCCCCAATAGCTATACCCCGCGGGTGTTATTAGGGGTGTATGCCCAGTGGTTCTACCAACAATTAATCGATCACTTACCAAATGGCGTCACGGTCAATTACCATCAAACGAGCGTGACCAACGTTATTCAAACGGGCCATCAATGGCAATTAAGCACTCATTGCACCACGATTACTGTCGATAACGTTGTCTTAAGCATTAACGCCAACGTGAACCAATTAACCACCACCGAGCAATCGCTAGCAGACTACGCCGCCCAAAACAACCTAAGCTATCAAGCGCCCGCCTATCCTGGCGACGTTGATGAATCCCACATTCAACCCCACCAACGGGTAATTATCCGTGGCTTGGGCCTTAGTTTCTTTGACGAGGTCATTAAAATGACCGAAGACCGTGGCGGCAAATTCATCCCGGATGCTAACGGCAAGTTAACGTATCAAGCATCCGGTAACGAACCCCAAATCTTTGCGGGATCAAGACGGGGCGTCCCGTACTACCCCAAGGCGATTGAATTAGATAACGGCTATCAATTCACCCCCCATTTCCTAACCCCCGAACGAATTGCAAGCAATCGGCAAAATGGTAAGCTTGCGGTGGCTAAGTTCCAACAACTGTTCCGGCATGAAATTGAATTGGTCTACTACCAATTAGTCCTAAAACAGCGTTATCCACAAACATCTATCGACCAATTCACTGCCCAGTTCGTAAATGATCCCGATGGTGCCGTTCAAGCCGGCCCGTTTCAGCCCAATGACTTGTTACGGTGGGAATTACTCCTAAACCCAGTGGCTGGGACCCCCATCACAACTACCGCTGACTATCAACACACCATTTTAAACTGGATGTATGCGGTCGCAGTGGATGCCGATGCTGGAATCGGCAATGGACCCCTGGGGTCTGCTCTATCAATCTATAAGGATGTACGGACCACGATTCGCGATTTAATTGCGAATGCTGATTTTACGGATTCAGACTACCTCACCCAATTTCTAACCAGCTTTAAACCTAATAGTCAATTTCTATCCAATGGGGCCCCCGTATTACGGTTCCATCAACTAATCGCCCTAATGGATGCTGGCATCGTTACTATTTTAGGCCCCCAAATGAACGTTATCGGTGCTAATCATAAATTCATTGCGATGTCCAAATACTACCCTAAGGAACCAGTATCTGCCGATGCATTGATTGAGGCCCGAATCCCACGGTTGAACTTTGCAACCACGCAAAGTGAAATTATTCGGGGGTTGATCGATAATCACATTGTCCAACCCGCAACGTTTAGCGATGCTAATGGCAACCCCATTCCACTCAATGCAATTAAAATCGATCCCGATACGGATCAAGTCATCACTGATGATGGCAGCGTCGGAAGTGGCTTGTATGTCTTTAGTACCCTAACGGAAGGTGTCCACTGGCTAACGACCGTCTTTCCAATGGTGGGCAGCGATGACAACCACCAAAGTGCTGAACAAATCAGCCGCCGGATCCTAGCAATTGCTCCGGATGCTAACAATTTAATGTAA
- a CDS encoding NAD(P)H-hydrate epimerase yields the protein MKTISVSEAKAFDLYTMRDVGIPSLVLMERAALKSVENLAQLNWDLTHILVVAGSGNNGGDGIAVARLLKIHGFNVQLLLVGNPEHASIERIQQLKFANHYGVEVIQGGIPDWNAYSVIIDAIFGIGLSRPVSGNYQQVIQNINDSTANTLAIDVPSGFSPETGRELGIAVHANATATFAYAKNGMDSTTGQAFCGQLFVDDIGIYDPQVIQNLQNK from the coding sequence TTGAAAACGATTTCCGTTAGTGAAGCAAAAGCATTTGACCTATATACCATGCGTGACGTTGGCATCCCATCATTAGTCTTAATGGAACGGGCTGCATTAAAAAGCGTTGAGAACCTGGCCCAATTAAACTGGGACCTCACTCACATTCTAGTGGTGGCTGGATCCGGTAATAATGGCGGTGACGGCATTGCAGTGGCCCGGCTTCTTAAAATCCACGGATTTAACGTGCAACTGTTATTGGTCGGTAATCCGGAACACGCCTCAATTGAGCGGATTCAACAATTAAAGTTCGCCAACCACTATGGTGTCGAAGTGATTCAAGGGGGCATCCCAGATTGGAACGCCTATTCCGTCATTATTGATGCCATTTTTGGCATTGGCCTGTCACGTCCGGTCAGTGGCAACTACCAACAAGTTATCCAAAACATCAACGATAGCACGGCTAACACCCTAGCAATCGACGTCCCATCTGGATTTAGTCCCGAAACCGGCAGGGAGTTAGGCATCGCAGTCCACGCCAATGCGACCGCTACCTTTGCTTACGCTAAAAACGGCATGGATTCAACCACCGGGCAGGCGTTTTGCGGCCAATTATTCGTTGATGACATTGGCATCTACGATCCACAGGTCATTCAAAATCTACAAAATAAATAG
- a CDS encoding YbhB/YbcL family Raf kinase inhibitor-like protein, whose protein sequence is MNINVPLTNGHLGDAYTKHANPDQKIGSVPFISFPIEISAVPDNTKSLSLVMLDWDSIPVCGFAYIHWVAANIDPKTTKIPENASHNDSVPLVHGNNSTAGPLAGPLDKTISQRYLGPTPPNCDHEYTLTMYALDEQLALKDGFWLNELRTAMKGHIIAQASVELPVLK, encoded by the coding sequence ATGAATATTAACGTTCCATTAACCAATGGGCACCTTGGCGATGCATACACTAAGCACGCAAATCCCGACCAAAAGATCGGTAGCGTCCCGTTTATTTCATTTCCAATTGAAATCAGTGCCGTTCCTGATAATACCAAATCCCTTTCATTAGTAATGCTCGATTGGGATTCAATCCCAGTATGTGGCTTTGCTTACATCCACTGGGTCGCTGCTAATATTGATCCCAAGACGACCAAGATCCCAGAAAACGCTAGCCACAATGATTCAGTGCCACTCGTGCACGGTAACAATAGTACGGCCGGCCCATTAGCAGGACCCCTAGATAAAACGATCAGTCAACGCTACTTAGGTCCGACCCCGCCTAACTGTGACCATGAATACACATTAACCATGTATGCACTAGACGAACAGCTAGCATTAAAGGATGGTTTTTGGCTCAACGAACTCAGAACGGCCATGAAGGGCCACATTATAGCCCAGGCCAGTGTTGAATTACCGGTATTAAAATAA
- a CDS encoding asparaginase — protein sequence MKTILAIHTGGTISMSADDNGEVMPNQENPIAGHDVTLDGTVKLINDPMFNLPSPHMTPEIMLKLRDRVLKAERDGIDGVVITHGTDTLEETAYFLDLTLPNRLPVVLTGAMRSSNEIGSDGLYNLQSSVAVAASDDAIGKGVLVVMNDEIHTARYVTKTHTTNLATFKTPTFGPLGIISKHQPYFFQELIKSDAFNIDHVEAGIFLLKAFAGMDGTLLDALNNGNTKGLVIEGLGSGNLPPATLPALKRILDRGIPVILVSRCYNGMAQDIYDYQGGGIELEKMGVSLCRGLNGPKARIKLIVGVSNGLQGDQLKQYMSTAIS from the coding sequence TTGAAAACAATTTTAGCGATTCACACTGGTGGAACGATTTCGATGTCCGCAGATGACAACGGTGAGGTGATGCCCAACCAGGAAAATCCAATCGCTGGCCATGATGTCACTCTCGATGGAACGGTGAAGTTAATCAATGATCCAATGTTTAATCTTCCATCACCGCATATGACCCCTGAAATCATGCTTAAATTAAGGGACCGGGTGTTAAAAGCCGAACGGGATGGAATTGATGGCGTCGTAATTACCCACGGGACCGATACACTGGAAGAGACGGCCTATTTTTTGGACCTGACCTTACCGAACCGCCTACCGGTAGTATTAACCGGGGCGATGCGCTCTTCTAATGAAATTGGCTCCGATGGGTTGTATAACCTCCAGAGTTCAGTGGCAGTGGCCGCATCTGACGATGCAATTGGGAAGGGCGTATTGGTTGTAATGAATGATGAAATCCACACGGCACGCTATGTGACTAAGACGCATACTACGAACCTAGCGACCTTTAAGACCCCCACTTTTGGCCCCTTAGGGATCATTAGCAAGCATCAGCCATACTTCTTTCAAGAGTTGATCAAAAGCGATGCCTTTAACATCGACCACGTTGAAGCAGGTATCTTTTTATTGAAAGCCTTTGCCGGGATGGATGGGACCCTATTGGATGCTTTGAACAACGGGAATACGAAGGGCTTAGTAATTGAAGGATTAGGATCTGGCAATTTACCACCCGCTACCTTACCAGCGTTAAAACGCATCTTGGACCGGGGGATTCCAGTGATTTTAGTTTCACGGTGTTATAATGGGATGGCGCAAGATATTTATGATTATCAAGGCGGCGGGATCGAGCTCGAAAAAATGGGCGTAAGCCTCTGTCGGGGGTTAAATGGTCCCAAGGCGCGCATCAAGTTGATCGTAGGGGTCAGCAATGGCCTACAAGGGGATCAATTAAAACAGTATATGAGTACTGCAATCTCTTAA
- a CDS encoding ECF transporter S component, giving the protein MSKKWSLRNIILIALIAIVCGVIFWLTSFIYNALTLILTPIGLAPAANDISLGLWIVAGPLAGAIFKMPGVAIFSEVAGAVVEMFLGDQWGVMNVVSGLIQGAGAELGFAVTGYKKYGHFQLFLGSLFTTIITFIWDWFRNGYNAYGIGMVIILFIIRFISVWVFSDPVSMAITKLLKRSHAITA; this is encoded by the coding sequence ATGTCCAAAAAATGGAGTCTTAGAAACATTATTTTAATTGCATTAATTGCCATCGTGTGTGGGGTCATCTTCTGGTTGACCAGTTTTATCTATAACGCCCTCACCTTAATTTTAACCCCAATCGGGTTAGCACCGGCCGCCAATGATATTTCATTGGGACTTTGGATCGTTGCTGGACCGCTTGCCGGGGCCATCTTTAAGATGCCCGGGGTCGCAATCTTCTCAGAAGTGGCCGGGGCAGTCGTTGAAATGTTCCTCGGTGACCAATGGGGCGTCATGAACGTGGTTTCCGGATTAATTCAAGGGGCCGGGGCCGAATTAGGGTTTGCCGTGACCGGCTACAAAAAGTACGGCCACTTCCAATTGTTCTTAGGGAGTCTGTTTACCACCATCATCACGTTTATCTGGGATTGGTTCAGAAACGGTTACAATGCCTATGGCATCGGGATGGTCATTATCTTGTTCATCATTCGCTTCATTTCGGTCTGGGTCTTCAGTGACCCCGTTTCAATGGCCATCACCAAGTTGTTGAAGCGTAGCCACGCAATTACAGCATAA
- a CDS encoding nucleobase:cation symporter-2 family protein — protein sequence MINLQEIRAESKFKNALLGFQHLLTMYSGDVIVPLLIGTALHFSAADMTYLISTDIFMCGIATLLQLKRTPLTGIALPVVLGCAVQYIAPLKAIGSQFGIGAMYGSVIGAGIFIFLIAGWFAKLRRFFPPVVTGSLITVIGFSLIPVAVQDIGGNDPTAANFGNGTHLLIGLATLLVIILLNAYAKGFFKAISVLVGMLVGTLIAGSMGLVSLSAIGQASWFRLPIPFYFGAPHFEWSSIVTVSLVALTTMVESTGVFFALGDIVGRKINSDDLKRGYRSEGLAAILGGIFNTFPYSTFSENVGVVQISGIKSRKPIYYSAFFLLLLGLLPKAAALVLIMPDYVLGGAMIAMFGLVGVQGIRVLQKVDFNDNDNLLIVAISVGLGLGITFYPQILNSLPDSIKIILDNGVVISSLSAVLLNVIFNFKKPHQQID from the coding sequence ATGATTAATTTGCAAGAGATTCGTGCTGAATCTAAATTTAAAAATGCGTTATTAGGTTTTCAACACCTGTTAACGATGTATTCCGGAGACGTAATCGTCCCGCTTTTGATTGGGACCGCCCTTCACTTTAGTGCGGCTGATATGACGTATTTAATTTCTACTGACATCTTTATGTGTGGGATTGCCACGTTACTTCAGTTAAAGCGGACCCCGTTGACTGGGATCGCATTACCAGTCGTTCTTGGGTGTGCGGTTCAATACATCGCGCCCCTAAAGGCGATCGGTAGTCAGTTTGGGATCGGCGCCATGTATGGCTCGGTCATTGGTGCGGGGATCTTTATCTTCCTGATCGCCGGTTGGTTCGCAAAACTACGCCGTTTCTTCCCTCCCGTTGTGACCGGTTCATTAATCACGGTCATTGGGTTTTCGCTAATCCCGGTTGCCGTTCAAGACATTGGTGGAAATGACCCGACTGCCGCAAACTTTGGGAACGGGACCCACCTCTTGATCGGACTAGCGACCCTATTAGTGATCATCCTGTTAAACGCATATGCAAAGGGCTTTTTCAAGGCCATTTCGGTCTTAGTCGGTATGTTAGTTGGGACCCTAATCGCTGGTTCGATGGGGTTGGTATCCCTCAGTGCGATCGGGCAAGCCAGTTGGTTTAGACTCCCGATTCCATTTTACTTTGGGGCCCCCCACTTTGAATGGTCATCGATCGTTACCGTCAGCTTAGTCGCATTAACAACGATGGTCGAATCGACCGGGGTATTCTTTGCCCTGGGTGACATCGTGGGGCGTAAAATCAATAGTGACGACCTCAAGCGTGGTTATCGTTCGGAAGGGTTAGCAGCTATTTTAGGGGGGATTTTTAACACCTTCCCATACTCGACCTTCTCCGAGAACGTAGGGGTGGTTCAAATTTCAGGAATCAAGAGTCGTAAGCCCATTTACTACTCCGCATTCTTCTTGTTACTATTAGGATTGCTCCCTAAGGCCGCTGCCCTTGTGTTGATCATGCCCGATTACGTATTAGGTGGTGCCATGATCGCCATGTTTGGCCTAGTCGGGGTGCAAGGAATCCGGGTGCTCCAAAAGGTCGACTTCAATGACAATGACAACCTCTTGATCGTTGCGATTTCAGTCGGCTTAGGGCTAGGGATTACATTTTATCCCCAAATCCTGAATTCACTCCCCGATTCCATCAAAATCATCTTGGATAACGGAGTGGTTATCTCAAGCCTATCAGCTGTGTTATTAAACGTTATCTTTAACTTTAAAAAACCACATCAACAAATTGATTAA
- a CDS encoding energy-coupling factor transporter transmembrane component T family protein has protein sequence MNPAIKLLMTIIIGIEISFVQNIPVNLCIIAVCLTYLLLKRVAFKSLLYLFLYPIIPATGLLVSQVFYGTQGPEIGWVLFTRLFTYIWLGATFTMTTNIKDLAFTLEQNFKLPSKFAYGVLTAFNLVPRIIIEVQTIRHAALMRGVTMQLWSPKLYFKAILAAINWSSDLSQAMISHGFVEDAPRTHVVKTAVKWTDFASCALWLILVQVPIFIF, from the coding sequence ATGAACCCAGCAATCAAATTATTAATGACCATTATCATTGGGATCGAAATTTCATTCGTCCAAAACATTCCAGTCAACCTGTGCATCATCGCGGTCTGTCTTACTTATTTATTACTCAAACGGGTCGCATTCAAATCATTACTGTACCTGTTTTTATACCCCATCATTCCAGCCACCGGACTGTTGGTCTCACAGGTCTTCTATGGAACCCAGGGCCCAGAAATTGGGTGGGTCCTTTTTACCCGGTTATTTACCTATATCTGGTTGGGAGCCACATTTACCATGACTACCAACATCAAGGACCTGGCATTCACCCTCGAACAAAATTTTAAATTACCATCCAAATTTGCATACGGGGTCTTGACGGCGTTCAACCTGGTCCCACGGATTATCATCGAGGTCCAAACGATTCGCCATGCCGCCTTAATGCGGGGGGTCACAATGCAATTGTGGTCGCCTAAGTTATATTTCAAGGCCATCTTAGCAGCCATCAACTGGTCAAGTGACCTCTCTCAGGCCATGATTTCACACGGCTTTGTTGAGGACGCCCCGCGGACCCACGTGGTCAAAACGGCCGTCAAATGGACCGATTTTGCAAGTTGCGCCCTTTGGTTAATTTTGGTGCAGGTCCCGATCTTTATATTCTGA
- a CDS encoding serine hydrolase: MNLKKNLTKLVIVMTTTAGVGLAPAVNSFFGTVSPQTFSASAAYNYNYDYDDGASGITTNNIVPGNYKMKHAAAAMAIDATNGQVIYAKNANKKMKVASIAKLMTLYLVVRKAQETNGWNQVVDTSNAGLRSMSYNNNIGGGFKFVAGRKYTVRQLYRATLIESSNNAAIALGQWVAGSNGNFIDMMNKQAQAWDLNATFNSASGLENNDLVHYGYKYTGGATAGNMVSAKALAVIAQHLLTYYPQVVNDAKLGTAKVAGQNLYNYNNLLKGRTFYDPKLYVDGLKTGYTPAAGLCFVGTGQLPGKHRIITVTINDPYEFSDQRDLMRYIYKNSSIYNE, encoded by the coding sequence ATGAATTTAAAAAAGAATCTGACGAAACTGGTGATTGTAATGACCACCACCGCTGGAGTGGGGTTGGCGCCAGCCGTGAATTCGTTCTTTGGAACGGTATCCCCCCAGACGTTTAGTGCCAGTGCCGCATACAATTATAATTACGATTATGATGATGGGGCTTCCGGGATTACCACGAACAACATTGTTCCTGGTAATTATAAAATGAAGCATGCCGCCGCTGCAATGGCAATCGATGCGACTAACGGGCAGGTAATTTACGCTAAGAATGCGAATAAAAAAATGAAGGTGGCATCGATAGCGAAGTTGATGACCCTCTACCTAGTGGTCAGAAAGGCCCAGGAGACGAACGGCTGGAACCAAGTCGTTGATACCTCAAATGCCGGACTCCGTTCGATGAGTTATAACAATAATATCGGTGGGGGCTTTAAGTTCGTTGCCGGCCGGAAATACACCGTAAGGCAATTGTACCGGGCAACGCTAATTGAATCATCAAACAATGCTGCGATTGCACTGGGCCAATGGGTCGCTGGTTCGAACGGCAATTTTATTGATATGATGAATAAACAGGCCCAAGCATGGGACCTGAATGCGACCTTTAACTCCGCATCCGGCTTAGAAAATAACGATTTAGTTCACTATGGCTATAAGTATACCGGCGGGGCTACTGCCGGGAACATGGTAAGTGCCAAGGCGCTTGCTGTAATTGCCCAACACCTCTTGACCTATTATCCACAGGTAGTCAATGATGCGAAGCTGGGCACGGCTAAGGTAGCTGGACAAAACCTCTATAATTATAATAATTTATTGAAGGGGCGGACGTTCTATGATCCTAAATTATACGTCGATGGGCTAAAGACCGGATATACCCCTGCTGCTGGACTATGCTTTGTCGGGACCGGCCAACTACCTGGGAAGCACCGAATCATCACGGTTACGATCAATGACCCATACGAATTTAGTGATCAACGCGACTTAATGCGCTATATTTACAAGAATTCATCCATTTATAATGAATAA
- a CDS encoding LVIS_2131 family protein, with the protein MASAWNLIGLLMWIVILIDLIWMIISIKKRNRRALLNQDGKSKQHHLMILIGQGTFLLVALVLMGSVYLNPSRAVSNVSIMKNYKPIVLDTNGRQSYYVNVYDSKNRLAKHDYTYLTKGERYRVPSNESIIVAGNDKVAYPMETYHSNFNRMKSLDQKYQKAWIETINAKYRPGLVNGLGMRVGHRASYYVIIRVPDHSFIYYH; encoded by the coding sequence ATGGCATCAGCCTGGAATTTGATTGGGCTTTTAATGTGGATTGTAATCTTAATCGATTTGATTTGGATGATCATCTCCATTAAAAAGCGAAACCGACGGGCTTTGTTAAATCAAGATGGTAAATCGAAACAGCATCATTTGATGATTTTAATTGGGCAGGGAACGTTTTTGTTAGTTGCACTCGTTTTGATGGGCAGCGTCTATTTGAACCCAAGTAGAGCTGTCAGTAACGTTTCAATTATGAAAAATTATAAGCCGATCGTGTTGGACACGAACGGGCGCCAGTCATACTACGTGAACGTTTACGATTCTAAGAATCGCTTAGCAAAGCATGATTATACCTACCTGACAAAGGGAGAACGGTATCGAGTTCCCAGCAACGAGTCGATCATCGTTGCTGGAAATGACAAAGTGGCGTACCCAATGGAAACCTATCATTCCAATTTCAATCGAATGAAATCGTTAGATCAAAAGTACCAAAAAGCTTGGATCGAAACCATTAATGCAAAGTATAGACCAGGCTTAGTCAATGGCTTGGGGATGCGAGTGGGGCATCGGGCAAGTTATTACGTTATCATCAGAGTCCCAGACCACTCGTTTATTTACTACCACTAA
- a CDS encoding LBP_cg2779 family protein — protein sequence MTNGISTISKEIIDFQKDTAWPDTQLAFNLHISVERLHDIKSMEKQPTNEEKELIENFIENNQDNFTK from the coding sequence ATGACTAATGGAATTAGTACCATTTCAAAGGAAATTATTGATTTCCAAAAGGACACGGCTTGGCCAGATACCCAGTTAGCTTTCAATCTCCACATTAGCGTTGAACGGCTTCACGACATCAAGTCGATGGAAAAGCAACCCACCAACGAAGAAAAAGAGTTAATTGAAAACTTCATTGAAAACAATCAAGATAATTTTACTAAGTAA
- a CDS encoding ABC transporter ATP-binding protein, whose translation MAAVTVSHFTFTYQNSAHPVLADVNLTFTDAHISLIAGPSGTGKSTLLKSIAGLYPEFANGEYTGTIKIGPKPLAEIQPTALSGVVSMMFQNPNQQFTMTTVNDELQFALENRQVDPEVIPERIDAALQFVNIQKLKHRHLNALSGGEKQKVALAIIIAMDSDVILLDEPFASLDRTSRADLLHQLVRLRDQRGKTIILVDHDLSGYQDVVDDFFYLEAHQYQIQKLTNAQVEQLLVPFDHADLKAVKLALPTPNEQAALNLTDCEIKQGQATLLRAPQFQFYAHRVTLITGENGIGKSTLFKAMTRLFKYQGLIAYHGQDIQKLRKKKYLANVALVFQDAEMQFIDITMEEELALSVKNASNHHYTQDDINAMLTALHLDGHEQQVVYTLSEGQKKKLQIIEMLIMGTDVLLMDEPFKGLDINSLAVIVQMLQTASQRFHQTIIIISHQLSGLETLFDYHVEFKNQQLTYRGALL comes from the coding sequence ATGGCAGCCGTTACCGTCAGTCATTTTACGTTCACCTACCAAAATAGTGCCCACCCCGTCTTAGCCGACGTCAACCTAACCTTTACGGATGCGCACATCAGCCTGATTGCCGGACCGTCTGGAACCGGTAAGTCAACCCTTTTAAAATCAATTGCGGGACTCTATCCTGAATTTGCCAATGGTGAGTACACCGGTACGATTAAGATCGGTCCGAAGCCATTAGCTGAGATTCAGCCGACCGCTTTAAGTGGCGTCGTTTCAATGATGTTTCAAAATCCGAACCAACAATTTACGATGACCACCGTCAACGACGAACTCCAATTTGCTCTCGAAAACCGGCAAGTCGATCCGGAAGTAATCCCAGAACGGATTGATGCCGCCCTTCAATTTGTTAACATTCAAAAATTAAAGCACCGACACCTTAACGCGCTCTCCGGTGGTGAAAAACAAAAGGTGGCCCTTGCCATCATCATCGCAATGGATTCGGATGTCATCTTGTTGGATGAACCGTTCGCCAGCTTGGACCGCACTTCACGAGCCGATCTATTGCACCAGTTAGTCCGGTTACGCGACCAACGGGGCAAAACGATTATTTTAGTTGATCATGACCTGTCCGGGTACCAAGACGTCGTTGATGACTTCTTTTACTTAGAAGCCCACCAGTACCAAATTCAAAAGTTAACTAATGCCCAGGTCGAGCAACTATTGGTCCCGTTCGATCATGCTGATTTAAAGGCGGTCAAATTAGCACTGCCGACCCCAAATGAGCAGGCTGCATTGAACTTAACCGACTGTGAAATAAAGCAGGGGCAAGCCACGTTACTAAGGGCCCCTCAATTTCAATTTTACGCCCATCGGGTGACCCTGATTACCGGTGAGAACGGGATTGGAAAGTCAACGCTGTTCAAAGCAATGACCCGCTTATTTAAATACCAGGGATTAATTGCATACCACGGTCAAGATATTCAAAAGCTCCGTAAGAAAAAGTACCTTGCCAACGTTGCCCTCGTTTTTCAAGATGCTGAAATGCAATTTATTGACATTACGATGGAAGAAGAGCTCGCCCTATCGGTTAAAAACGCAAGTAACCATCATTACACGCAAGATGATATCAACGCAATGCTAACGGCCTTACACCTTGACGGGCACGAACAACAGGTGGTCTACACGCTTAGCGAGGGGCAAAAAAAGAAGCTCCAAATTATTGAAATGTTGATCATGGGGACCGATGTCTTATTAATGGACGAACCGTTCAAGGGCCTCGATATCAATTCATTAGCAGTCATCGTCCAAATGTTACAAACGGCTAGCCAACGCTTTCACCAGACCATCATCATTATCAGTCATCAGTTGAGCGGCTTAGAAACCCTATTTGACTACCACGTTGAATTTAAAAATCAACAACTAACGTATCGGGGGGCCCTACTATGA
- a CDS encoding HAD hydrolase family protein: MKKLLLADLDHGFLSATDQLDKSRLNQQLAALATQGVQMGFMTVLPYAKLIQILRGIQAPVTLICEGGAQTVNDRVVTGDIPIDYDTWTDALQWLQGQRDFNTAYVVLSGKMNAYTDAHDDNSAAQAFSQIYPSLYQMSDLTLVGDTVYQMSLYFANGDLQTLAQTFNSHFNGRLVAVASEHLLWITAFEASYANAIDQLSTELELPDQAVVMLTQQAGTDPIDAIMGTEPVDGYDAIDQWLSK; encoded by the coding sequence ATGAAGAAGTTACTCTTAGCTGACCTGGACCACGGGTTTTTGTCCGCAACGGACCAGCTTGATAAATCACGATTGAATCAGCAATTAGCAGCACTCGCCACCCAAGGAGTGCAGATGGGCTTTATGACGGTGTTGCCGTATGCCAAATTGATTCAAATTTTGCGGGGAATTCAGGCTCCGGTAACCCTGATTTGTGAAGGGGGTGCCCAAACGGTGAACGACCGGGTCGTGACCGGGGACATCCCCATTGATTATGACACTTGGACGGATGCGTTACAGTGGTTGCAGGGCCAGCGCGATTTTAACACCGCCTACGTCGTGCTTTCCGGAAAAATGAATGCCTATACCGATGCTCACGATGACAATTCAGCTGCACAAGCGTTCAGTCAAATTTACCCATCGCTTTATCAGATGAGTGATTTAACCCTCGTTGGTGATACGGTGTATCAAATGAGTCTTTACTTTGCTAATGGCGACTTACAAACGCTAGCGCAGACCTTTAACAGTCATTTTAACGGGCGCTTAGTGGCGGTTGCATCCGAGCATTTGCTTTGGATTACCGCATTTGAGGCATCCTATGCTAATGCAATCGACCAGTTGAGCACTGAATTAGAACTCCCCGACCAAGCGGTAGTGATGCTTACCCAGCAAGCAGGCACCGACCCCATCGATGCCATCATGGGAACCGAGCCGGTTGATGGATACGATGCGATTGATCAGTGGCTATCCAAATAG